One region of Microbacterium sp. M28 genomic DNA includes:
- a CDS encoding ABC transporter substrate-binding protein — MRHRRFLIASATVVTGALLLAGCTGSDTAAEIEDKSGDFGFNEEGLPIVDETLTLTFGGTKAPLAPEFSEMELVQQWEADTNIAIEWENLPDQVYAEKKNLMLASGDLPDVLFNTGLSDAEIVENGSNGTLLPLEDLIAEHAPTLTAILDERPDIRAAITASDGHIYSLPNVEELGIVQYPNFLYINTAWLDAVGLPMPTTIDEYREALTAFKTQDPNGNGIADEIPLSFRTDSFCANPHDLIAALGGQPENNDHRIVRDDTVEFTADTDGYKAGVSALGEWYADGLIDPESFSQDDTAYLAKNKAATPILGSFFWWELKEMVGDERVGDYALLGILEGTDGEKLASVSNYPEVSRGAMAITRSNEYPAATMRWADRLFDPVMSAQTSWGPIGVTLEEDAEGVLVQIPVAPGESEGERRQAVAPGGPRIVTAQDFETVVAPEPRAKERQDLVAEYYAPYQANDGYPPVLLSNEELEQVSFATTDINTLVKEKFAAWIVDGTIDSEWDAYVSQLESLGVDDVIATYQQAYDRFQEGGE; from the coding sequence ATGAGACACCGCCGTTTCCTTATCGCTTCCGCCACCGTCGTGACTGGCGCACTGCTGCTCGCCGGCTGCACCGGGAGCGACACCGCCGCCGAGATCGAGGACAAGTCGGGCGACTTCGGGTTCAACGAAGAAGGCCTGCCGATCGTCGACGAGACCCTCACGCTGACCTTCGGCGGGACCAAGGCACCGCTGGCACCGGAGTTCTCCGAGATGGAGCTCGTCCAGCAGTGGGAGGCCGATACCAACATCGCCATCGAATGGGAGAACCTCCCCGATCAGGTCTACGCCGAGAAGAAGAACCTCATGCTCGCCAGCGGCGACCTGCCGGATGTGCTCTTCAACACGGGGCTGTCGGATGCCGAGATCGTGGAGAACGGCAGCAACGGCACGCTGCTGCCGCTCGAGGACCTGATCGCCGAGCACGCGCCCACGCTCACCGCGATCCTCGACGAGCGTCCCGACATCCGCGCAGCCATCACGGCTTCGGACGGGCACATCTACTCGCTGCCCAACGTGGAGGAGCTCGGAATCGTCCAGTACCCGAACTTCCTCTACATCAACACGGCCTGGCTGGATGCGGTCGGCCTGCCGATGCCCACCACGATCGACGAGTACCGCGAGGCGCTGACGGCGTTCAAGACGCAGGACCCCAACGGCAACGGCATCGCCGACGAGATCCCGCTCTCGTTCCGCACGGACTCGTTCTGCGCCAACCCGCACGATCTGATCGCGGCGCTCGGCGGGCAGCCGGAGAACAACGACCACCGCATCGTCCGCGATGACACCGTCGAGTTCACCGCTGACACCGACGGGTACAAGGCCGGCGTCTCCGCGCTCGGCGAGTGGTATGCCGACGGCCTGATCGACCCGGAGTCGTTCTCCCAGGACGACACGGCCTACCTCGCCAAGAACAAGGCCGCCACGCCGATCCTCGGGTCGTTCTTCTGGTGGGAGCTGAAGGAGATGGTCGGCGACGAGCGGGTGGGCGACTACGCGCTGCTCGGCATCCTGGAGGGCACGGACGGCGAGAAGCTGGCCAGCGTCTCGAACTACCCGGAGGTGAGTCGAGGTGCGATGGCGATCACCCGCTCGAACGAGTACCCGGCGGCCACCATGCGCTGGGCCGACCGTCTGTTCGACCCGGTGATGTCGGCTCAGACGAGCTGGGGCCCGATCGGTGTCACCCTCGAGGAGGATGCCGAGGGCGTCCTCGTCCAGATCCCCGTCGCACCCGGAGAGTCCGAGGGCGAGCGCCGCCAGGCCGTCGCCCCTGGCGGCCCCCGGATCGTGACCGCCCAGGACTTCGAGACCGTCGTCGCACCAGAACCCCGCGCCAAGGAGCGCCAGGACCTCGTCGCGGAGTACTATGCGCCGTACCAGGCCAACGACGGCTACCCGCCGGTGCTGCTGTCCAACGAGGAGCTGGAGCAGGTCTCGTTCGCGACGACCGACATCAACACTCTCGTCAAGGAGAAGTTCGCCGCGTGGATCGTGGACGGCACGATCGACAGCGAGTGGGACGCATACGTCTCCCAGCTCGAATCGCTCGGGGTCGACGACGTCATCGCCACGTACCAGCAGGCATACGACCGCTTCCAGGAGGGCGGCGAGTAG
- a CDS encoding carbohydrate ABC transporter permease: MTDTLSAPTASDVPPRPAAADARRRPTARGRWRDRAADPVFNFFAIGMLIVAIVAILYPLYFIVIASVSEPSEILNGNVWLWPRGFTLEGYARIFSDSTIIRGFANSVLYTVLGTAISVAVILCGAYALSRKDLYGRTFFMLLFIITMFIDGGLIARYLVVRDLGMLDTIWAIVLPGAVGVWNLIIARAFFENNVPAELREAAQLDGANDFRFFFRIVLPLSKPLIFLMIMIHLVANWNAFFDALIFLNDESKYPLQLVLRNVLIQSEVSSAGGTGALDSYAAAQRLGELIKYGMIVVSTVPLLIVLPFMQKHFTQGALLGAVKS, translated from the coding sequence ATGACCGACACGCTCTCCGCACCCACGGCATCCGACGTGCCGCCCCGTCCTGCAGCGGCCGACGCGCGGCGACGCCCGACCGCTCGCGGTCGCTGGCGCGACCGCGCCGCCGACCCGGTGTTCAACTTCTTCGCGATCGGGATGCTGATCGTCGCGATCGTCGCGATCCTCTACCCGCTGTACTTCATCGTGATCGCCTCGGTCAGCGAGCCGTCCGAGATCCTCAACGGCAACGTGTGGCTCTGGCCGCGGGGCTTCACGCTCGAGGGCTATGCGCGCATCTTCTCCGACTCGACCATCATCCGCGGATTCGCGAACTCCGTCCTCTACACCGTCCTCGGAACGGCGATCAGCGTCGCGGTCATCCTCTGCGGTGCGTATGCGCTGTCGCGGAAGGACCTCTACGGCCGCACCTTCTTCATGCTGCTGTTCATCATCACGATGTTCATCGACGGCGGTCTCATCGCCCGCTACCTCGTGGTCCGCGACCTGGGCATGCTCGACACCATCTGGGCGATCGTGCTGCCAGGAGCCGTCGGGGTCTGGAATCTGATCATCGCCCGCGCCTTCTTCGAGAACAACGTCCCAGCGGAGTTGCGCGAAGCGGCTCAGCTGGACGGAGCCAACGACTTCCGCTTCTTCTTCCGGATCGTGCTCCCGCTGTCGAAGCCGCTCATCTTCCTGATGATCATGATCCACCTCGTGGCGAACTGGAACGCGTTCTTCGACGCCCTCATCTTCCTGAACGACGAGAGCAAATATCCGCTTCAGCTCGTACTGCGCAACGTTCTCATCCAGTCCGAGGTGTCCTCGGCAGGCGGCACTGGGGCGCTCGACTCGTACGCGGCCGCCCAGCGCCTCGGCGAGTTGATCAAGTACGGCATGATCGTCGTCTCCACGGTCCCGCTGCTGATCGTCCTGCCCTTCATGCAGAAGCACTTCACTCAGGGGGCGCTCCTCGGCGCCGTCAAGAGCTGA
- a CDS encoding ABC transporter permease yields the protein MIYIIVFKYWPMYGAQIAFRDYNPALGFTGSPWVGLEHFVRFVNSFQFGRLIENTLTVNALGLLIAFPVPIVLALVVNQLSSPRFKRFTQTVLYAPSFISVVVVVGMIFLLFSPRAGIINNAIVAFGGDPVFFMGSPDWFRPLYIGSDIWQTAGFSMIVYLAALTAIDPALHEAARVDGASKWQRIRHIDIPGIMPVITILFILAIGNLFNLGFEKVLLMQTDLNLPTSEVIQTYVYKIGLQQAQFSYSAAIGLFNSLINLVLLLTFNWVAKRAGQSTLW from the coding sequence GTGATCTACATCATCGTGTTCAAGTACTGGCCGATGTACGGCGCGCAGATCGCGTTCCGCGACTACAACCCGGCGCTCGGGTTCACGGGCAGCCCGTGGGTCGGTCTCGAGCACTTCGTCCGATTCGTCAACTCGTTCCAGTTCGGGCGCCTGATCGAGAACACCCTCACCGTGAACGCGCTCGGACTGCTGATCGCCTTCCCCGTTCCGATCGTCCTCGCGCTGGTCGTCAACCAGCTCTCCAGTCCGCGGTTCAAGAGGTTCACCCAGACCGTCCTGTACGCGCCGTCGTTCATCTCCGTCGTCGTCGTGGTCGGCATGATCTTCCTGCTGTTCTCGCCGCGGGCGGGGATCATCAACAACGCCATCGTCGCCTTCGGCGGCGACCCGGTCTTCTTCATGGGCTCGCCCGACTGGTTCCGGCCCCTCTACATCGGATCGGACATCTGGCAGACGGCCGGGTTCTCCATGATCGTGTACCTCGCGGCGCTGACCGCGATCGACCCGGCGCTGCACGAGGCGGCGAGAGTCGACGGCGCGAGCAAGTGGCAGCGCATCCGCCACATCGACATCCCCGGGATCATGCCGGTCATCACCATCCTGTTCATCCTGGCGATCGGCAACCTCTTCAATCTGGGCTTCGAGAAGGTGCTGCTCATGCAGACCGACCTGAACCTGCCGACATCCGAGGTCATCCAGACCTACGTCTACAAGATCGGTCTCCAGCAGGCGCAGTTCAGCTACTCGGCCGCCATCGGCCTGTTCAACTCCCTGATCAACCTCGTCCTGCTGCTGACCTTCAACTGGGTCGCGAAGCGAGCCGGGCAATCGACCCTTTGGTGA
- a CDS encoding LacI family DNA-binding transcriptional regulator, with product MARKATATMKQVAERAGVSQATVSLVLNNVGGNRVNESTRQRVLDTVDELGYRTNAFAKSLRSGESGMIGFISDEVASSPFAGRLLKGAQLLAWETGNVILSVDTFNEPDLEAAAIDMMLSYRVKGVVYASMYHRVLDLPAGLDAVPTVVVNAQERSRRVASVFPDEEGGGYAATRPLIEAGHTRIAMINIQPEDSDLPAGLGRLAGYRRALAEAGIAEDPELIRYGGGIVEDGLALTLDLFDLDAPPTAIFCGNDRTAWGAYRALESRGLRVPEDCSIVGFDNHEMLAPILDPGLSTIELPYEQMARTGIQLLLSGIGQEPTSNPIECVPILRGSIADAKVHA from the coding sequence ATGGCGCGCAAAGCGACGGCGACGATGAAACAGGTCGCCGAACGTGCGGGCGTGTCCCAGGCCACCGTCTCGCTCGTTCTGAATAACGTCGGCGGCAACCGCGTCAACGAGAGCACCCGGCAGCGCGTGCTCGACACCGTCGATGAACTGGGTTACCGGACGAACGCCTTCGCCAAATCGCTGCGCAGCGGCGAGTCCGGGATGATCGGCTTCATCTCGGATGAGGTCGCCAGTTCTCCCTTCGCCGGTCGCCTGCTCAAGGGTGCGCAACTGCTGGCGTGGGAGACGGGCAACGTGATCCTGAGTGTCGACACCTTCAACGAGCCCGACCTCGAGGCCGCGGCCATCGACATGATGCTCTCGTACCGGGTCAAGGGTGTCGTGTACGCGTCGATGTACCACCGCGTGCTCGACCTGCCGGCCGGCCTGGATGCCGTGCCGACGGTCGTGGTCAACGCGCAGGAGCGCTCGCGACGCGTCGCGAGCGTCTTCCCCGACGAGGAAGGCGGCGGCTACGCGGCCACCCGCCCGTTGATCGAAGCAGGACATACGCGCATCGCGATGATCAACATCCAGCCGGAGGACAGTGATCTGCCGGCCGGCCTCGGGCGACTCGCGGGGTATCGCCGCGCCCTCGCGGAAGCGGGCATCGCGGAGGACCCGGAGCTCATCCGCTACGGCGGTGGCATCGTCGAGGACGGCCTCGCGCTGACGCTCGACCTGTTCGACCTCGATGCGCCGCCGACCGCGATCTTCTGCGGCAACGACCGCACGGCGTGGGGTGCCTATCGTGCGCTCGAGTCGCGCGGACTGCGCGTCCCCGAGGACTGCTCCATCGTGGGCTTCGACAATCACGAGATGCTCGCTCCCATCCTCGATCCAGGGCTCAGCACCATCGAGCTTCCCTACGAGCAGATGGCCCGAACCGGCATCCAACTCCTCCTGTCGGGAATCGGGCAGGAGCCGACGTCCAATCCGATCGAGTGCGTACCGATCCTGCGGGGATCGATCGCCGATGCGAAGGTGCATGCATGA